In Electrophorus electricus isolate fEleEle1 chromosome 14, fEleEle1.pri, whole genome shotgun sequence, a single window of DNA contains:
- the LOC113581981 gene encoding uncharacterized protein LOC113581981 isoform X2, which translates to MFRTIFCLFLAFCCSPTHLTNTVSSGIFQMPSAITLLQVNSTAEFRCAATDDEPFGLYLKRRYALKRELLYMSLPNCKKTLHATVEHRLSITGTCCNFILRLSQLQPQDTDGYIYGNPEEHCNKDHSADRWFIMISIAMGVATLIICACAIAWKIRKMNSLHYSTSEVQHVHHRS; encoded by the exons ATGTTTAGAactattttctgtctcttcctggCTTTTTGCTGCAGTCCAACACATCTGACCAATACAG TGTCCTCTGGAATCTTTCAGATGCCATCAGCCATCACCCTCTTGCAGGTGAATTCCACAGCCGAGTTCCGCTGCGCTGCCACAGATGACGAGCCTTTTGGGCTGTACCTCAAACGCCGTTACGCTCTGAAGAGAGAGCTGCTCTACATGTCCCTTCCCAACTGCAAGAAGACCCTGCATGCCACCGTTGAGCATCGTCTGTCAATCACGGGCACCTGCTGCAACTTCATCCTGCGGTTGTCTCAGCTCCAGCCGCAGGACACTGATGGCTACATCT atgGAAACCCGGAGGAACACTGCAATAAAGATCATTCAGCAGATCGCTGGTTCATCATGATCAGTATTGCAATGGGTGTTGCAACACTCATTATTTGCGCTTGTGCTATAGCCTGGAAAATCCGAAAG ATGAATTCTCTGCATTATTCAACTTCTGAGGTCCAACATGTGCATCACAGATCCTAA
- the LOC113581981 gene encoding uncharacterized protein LOC113581981 isoform X1, which translates to MFRTIFCLFLAFCCSPTHLTNTVSSGIFQMPSAITLLQVNSTAEFRCAATDDEPFGLYLKRRYALKRELLYMSLPNCKKTLHATVEHRLSITGTCCNFILRLSQLQPQDTDGYICEWLFYNGVFPPTHKQANETVIIIRDGNPEEHCNKDHSADRWFIMISIAMGVATLIICACAIAWKIRKMNSLHYSTSEVQHVHHRS; encoded by the exons ATGTTTAGAactattttctgtctcttcctggCTTTTTGCTGCAGTCCAACACATCTGACCAATACAG TGTCCTCTGGAATCTTTCAGATGCCATCAGCCATCACCCTCTTGCAGGTGAATTCCACAGCCGAGTTCCGCTGCGCTGCCACAGATGACGAGCCTTTTGGGCTGTACCTCAAACGCCGTTACGCTCTGAAGAGAGAGCTGCTCTACATGTCCCTTCCCAACTGCAAGAAGACCCTGCATGCCACCGTTGAGCATCGTCTGTCAATCACGGGCACCTGCTGCAACTTCATCCTGCGGTTGTCTCAGCTCCAGCCGCAGGACACTGATGGCTACATCTGTGAGTGGCTCTTCTACAACGGCGTGTTTCCACCCACTCACAAACAAGCCAACGAGACAGTCATCATTATTAGAG atgGAAACCCGGAGGAACACTGCAATAAAGATCATTCAGCAGATCGCTGGTTCATCATGATCAGTATTGCAATGGGTGTTGCAACACTCATTATTTGCGCTTGTGCTATAGCCTGGAAAATCCGAAAG ATGAATTCTCTGCATTATTCAACTTCTGAGGTCCAACATGTGCATCACAGATCCTAA
- the LOC113581981 gene encoding uncharacterized protein LOC113581981 isoform X3 — protein sequence MPSAITLLQVNSTAEFRCAATDDEPFGLYLKRRYALKRELLYMSLPNCKKTLHATVEHRLSITGTCCNFILRLSQLQPQDTDGYICEWLFYNGVFPPTHKQANETVIIIRDGNPEEHCNKDHSADRWFIMISIAMGVATLIICACAIAWKIRKMNSLHYSTSEVQHVHHRS from the exons ATGCCATCAGCCATCACCCTCTTGCAGGTGAATTCCACAGCCGAGTTCCGCTGCGCTGCCACAGATGACGAGCCTTTTGGGCTGTACCTCAAACGCCGTTACGCTCTGAAGAGAGAGCTGCTCTACATGTCCCTTCCCAACTGCAAGAAGACCCTGCATGCCACCGTTGAGCATCGTCTGTCAATCACGGGCACCTGCTGCAACTTCATCCTGCGGTTGTCTCAGCTCCAGCCGCAGGACACTGATGGCTACATCTGTGAGTGGCTCTTCTACAACGGCGTGTTTCCACCCACTCACAAACAAGCCAACGAGACAGTCATCATTATTAGAG atgGAAACCCGGAGGAACACTGCAATAAAGATCATTCAGCAGATCGCTGGTTCATCATGATCAGTATTGCAATGGGTGTTGCAACACTCATTATTTGCGCTTGTGCTATAGCCTGGAAAATCCGAAAG ATGAATTCTCTGCATTATTCAACTTCTGAGGTCCAACATGTGCATCACAGATCCTAA
- the fdxr gene encoding LOW QUALITY PROTEIN: NADPH:adrenodoxin oxidoreductase, mitochondrial (The sequence of the model RefSeq protein was modified relative to this genomic sequence to represent the inferred CDS: inserted 1 base in 1 codon) translates to MRNLKGCTVIMQHMLYASKWLGILPSSGSCSCSVSLLVRKLSSVSGAAPKVCIVGGGPAGFYTAQQLLKARHDIVVDIYERLPVPFGLVRFGVAPDHPEVKNVINTFTQTAHSERFYFHGNVNVGMDISVEELKEAYHAVVLSYGAEGNRSLAVSGEDLIGVFSARDFVGWYNGHPSNKELHPDLNCETVVILGQGNVALDIARVLLSPLDMLKKTDITQRALQTLAASRVRRVLMVGRRGPLQIAGTIKEVREMINLPGTKADLLPVDYDGIAEALNDLPRPRKRLTELMIKTLKMEDGGQEVSKQXGIRFLRSPVKVLPGADGKRVAGIRLAVKKLEGSGEGAQAIPTGHTEDLECGMVICSIGYKSLPIDPAVPFDPRRAIVQNNLGRVQGTAGLYCSGWLKRGPTGVIATTMNDSFDTARIILNDLEAGTLDMSIHKPGAQDITALLKARGVREVSFSEWEKINSEEVRRGEALGKPREKLLDVEEMLAVAWS, encoded by the exons ATGAGAAATCTGAAGGGATGCACTGTGATCATGCAGCATATGTTGTATGCATCCAAATGGCTTGGGATTCTTCCGTCATCCG GTAGTTGCTCTTGCTCTGTTTCCTTGCTCGTACGGAAGCTGTCCTCGGTGTCTGGAGCCGCTCCAAAAGTTTGCATAGTGGGAGGTGGCCCGGCCGGCTTTTACACAGCACAACAACTCCTGAAG GCCCGGCATGACATAGTTGTGGACATCTACGAGCGGCTGCCTGTGCCGTTTGGGCTGGTGCGTTTTGGAGTGGCTCCAGATCACCCGGAGGTTAAG AACGTCATTAACACCTTTACACAGACAGCCCACAGTGAGCGCTTCTATTTCCATGGCAACGTGAATGTGGGGATGGATATCAGTGTTGAGGAGCTGAAGGAAGCCTATCATGCTGTGGTGCTT AGTTACGGTGCAGAAGGGAATCGCTCTTTGGCAGTTTCAGGGGAAGATTTGATTGGTGTGTTCTCAGCCAGAGACTTTGTGGGATGGTACAATGGACACCCCAGTAACAAGGAG ctccacccaGATCTAAACTGTGAGACAGTGGTGATTTTGGGACAGGGCAATGTGGCACTGGACATAGCCAGAGTCCTGCTGTCTCCACTGGACATGCTGAAG AAGACAGATATTACCCAACGTGCACTGCAGACTCTTGCAGCCAGTCGCGTCCGCAGGGTTTTAATGGTGGGACGAAGGGGGCCTCTGCAAATTGCAGGCACCATTAAG GAGGTGCGAGAGATGATTAACCTGCCTGGTACCAAAGCTGATCTGCTTCCTGTTGACTATGACGGCATAGCTGAGGCTCTGAACG aCCTCCCAAGGCCAAGGAAAAGGTTGACAGAGCTCATGataaaaacattgaaaatggAGGATGGTGGACAGGAAGTAAGCAAGC TGGGGATCCGTTTCCTACGAAGTCCTGTGAAGGTGCTCCCAGGGGCTGATGGGAAAAGAGTTGCAGGAATTCGTTTGGCTGTTAAGAAGCTTGAG GGCTCAGGGGAGGGGGCTCAGGCAATACCCACAGGCCATACAGAGGACCTGGAGTGTGGGATGGTTATCTGCAGTATTGGCTACAAGAGTCTACCTATCGACCCAGCCGTGCCCTTTGACCCACGCAGAGCCATAGTGCAGAACAACTTGGGCAGAGTGCAGGGTACAGCGG GGCTGTACTGCAGTGGCTGGTTAAAGCGTGGTCCAACTGGTGTGATTGCCACCACTATGAATGACAGTTTTGATACAGCAAGAATTATACTGAATGACCTGGAGGCAGGAACACTGGACATGTCCATCCACAAACCTGGTGCTCAAGATATAACAGCCTTACTGAAGGCACGAG GAGTGAGAGAAGTATCCTTCTCTGAGTGGGAGAAAATAAACTCTGAGGAGGTGCGGAGGGGAGAAGCTTTGGGAAAGCCCAGGGAGAAGCTTCTCGATGTGGAAGAGATGCTAGCAGTAGCCTGGTCCTGA
- the LOC118242401 gene encoding LOW QUALITY PROTEIN: 39S ribosomal protein L38, mitochondrial-like (The sequence of the model RefSeq protein was modified relative to this genomic sequence to represent the inferred CDS: inserted 1 base in 1 codon): protein MALGRVVRRVLRIGTALRVKTTARLFKTEAHLGVLCRRAAPLGPMPNAGIDLDNLESLENYRSYTLYIRVAEKTNNKEVWWKTYRKYRGLKDEADFEPVNIGLPHCRPSRKVEVKERIRVTKQNKNNSDLERATRLRTFRIPLDRVKAAWEKTNGPHHIRRLAEHYGIYQDLFPMAYFVPRVMLRVAYGDDSSAMVHYGNHLSPSQASLAPHVSFEAEENSLWTLLLTSPDEHLQDSEQEYVHWLVGNIPGNAVHSGQEVCQYIAPFPTKGTGYHRYIFLLFKQEVLVDFSSDLLPSPCYSLKKRSFKTLEFYRKHEDLIXPAGLVFFQSQWDSSVSDAFLTRFNMREPVFEYDRPPVYHPPQKKYPHGQPLRYLDRYRGGKEHTYGIY from the exons ATGGCTTTAGGCAGGGTGGTGAGACGCGTGTTGCGTATCGGGACAGCTTTGAGGGTCAAAACCACTGCAAggctttttaaaacagaag caCATTTAGGTGTATTATGTCGACGGGCTGCACCTCTGGGTCCAATGCCCAACGCAGGCATAGACTTGGACAACCTGGAGTCACTGGAGAATTATCGCAGCTACACACTTTATATCCGAGTGGCAGAGAAGACTAATAATAAAGAGGTTTGGTGGAAGACGTACAGGAAATACAG aGGTCTTAAGGATGAGGCAGATTTTGAGCCAGTGAACATCGGGCTGCCTCACTGTCGGCCTTCCAGAAAAGTGGAAGTTAAAGAGAGGATAAGGGTGacgaagcaaaacaaaaacaactccGACCTGGAGAGGGCTACCCGCCTGCGCACCT TTCGCATTCCCTTGGACAGAGTGAAGGCAGCATGGGAGAAAACAAACGGGCCACATCACATTCGGAGGCTGGCAGAACACTACGGAATCTACCAGGATCTTTTCCCCATGGCTTACTTTGTGCCAAGAGTCATGCTGAGGGTGGCATATGGAGATGACAGTAGTGCCATGGTGCATTATGGCAACCATTTATCACCTAGTCAG GCATCATTAGCACCTCACGTAAGCTTTGAGGCAGAAGAGAATTCTCTCTGGACATTGCTCCTGACAAGCCCAG ATGAGCATTTACAGGATAGTGAGCAAGAATATGTTCATTGGCTAGT agGAAATATTCCAGGAAATGCGGTACATTCTGGACAGGAAGTGTGTCAATACATTGCACCATTTCCCACCAAGGGAACTGGTTACCACAGATACATCTTCCTCCTGTTTAAGCAGGAAGTACTTGTTGACTTCAGCAGTGATCTCCTGCCTTCTCCCTG TTACAGTCTAAAGAAGCGAAGCTTTAAGACACTGGAATTCTACAGGAAACATGAAGACCTGA ACCCTGCTGGACTGGTTTTCTTTCAGAGCCAGTGGGACAGCTCTGTCAGTGACGCCTTTCTCACACGGTTCA ATATGAGGGAGCCAGTGTTTGAATATGATAGACCTCCTGTGTACCACCCACCGCAGAAAAAATACCCTCACGGACAGCCACTCAGATATTTGGATCGCTACAGGGGAGGAAAAGAACATACCTATGGCATTTactaa